A genomic region of Synechococcus sp. NOUM97013 contains the following coding sequences:
- a CDS encoding methyltransferase domain-containing protein: MSEGCCGPSLDQTQAVEERYGAAAQEQEACLCTPVAFDSSLLAVIPDAVVERDYGCGDPTRWVKSGDTVLDLGSGSGKNAFICAQVVGASGAVIGVDRNADMLALSRQAAPVVAEKVGFDNVRFVEGAIESLDAPTAAGEPLIATGSVDVVLSNCVLNLVNPSGRTSLLNNIRRVLRPGGRVAISDIVCDRPVPDHLQQDAELWSGCISGAWQEEAFLADFRSLGFEEVSYADRSEQPWRVVEGIEFRAVTLIGSLPAA; this comes from the coding sequence ATGAGCGAAGGATGTTGTGGTCCATCCCTGGATCAGACACAGGCTGTTGAGGAGCGTTACGGCGCGGCGGCGCAAGAGCAGGAGGCTTGTCTTTGCACGCCTGTCGCCTTTGATTCCTCTCTGTTGGCTGTGATCCCTGATGCGGTGGTGGAGCGTGATTACGGCTGCGGTGATCCAACGCGATGGGTGAAATCCGGTGACACCGTTCTCGACCTCGGAAGTGGAAGCGGTAAAAACGCCTTCATCTGTGCTCAGGTTGTGGGCGCATCCGGTGCAGTGATCGGCGTCGATCGCAACGCCGACATGCTGGCCCTTTCGCGTCAGGCGGCTCCGGTGGTGGCCGAAAAAGTAGGTTTTGACAACGTTCGCTTTGTTGAAGGCGCCATCGAGTCCTTGGATGCACCCACGGCGGCAGGCGAACCGCTGATTGCCACGGGCAGTGTCGATGTCGTGTTGAGCAACTGTGTGCTCAATCTTGTGAATCCGTCGGGACGGACATCCCTGTTGAACAACATCCGCAGAGTGCTGCGCCCGGGTGGTCGCGTGGCGATCAGCGACATCGTTTGTGATCGACCTGTCCCCGACCATCTGCAGCAAGATGCAGAACTCTGGAGCGGTTGCATCAGTGGTGCCTGGCAAGAAGAGGCCTTCCTGGCTGATTTCCGTTCACTCGGCTTTGAGGAGGTGTCCTATGCCGATCGTTCCGAGCAGCCTTGGCGTGTTGTCGAAGGGATTGAATTCAGGGCCGTGACCTTGATCGGTTCCTTGCCGGCCGCTTAA
- a CDS encoding Nif11-like leader peptide family natural product precursor: MSESALAAFAALVQSDSKVREQVRQAATPKHVVDLAKEQGHEFTQATMMRMQAERLQQLHDDHINDAASWGEALLLCFGKHS, encoded by the coding sequence GTGTCCGAGTCAGCTCTCGCCGCCTTTGCTGCCCTGGTTCAGTCCGATTCCAAGGTCCGCGAACAGGTGCGTCAAGCCGCCACACCCAAGCACGTGGTTGATCTCGCGAAAGAACAGGGTCACGAGTTCACCCAGGCAACGATGATGAGGATGCAGGCTGAACGCTTGCAGCAGCTGCACGACGATCACATCAACGATGCCGCCAGCTGGGGTGAAGCCCTGCTGCTCTGCTTTGGAAAGCACTCCTGA
- a CDS encoding NAD(P)H-binding protein: MQVLVVGGTGTLGRQIARRALDQGHDVRCMVRTPRKASFLQEWGVELTRGDLLEPASLDYALDGVDAVIDASTSRPDDPKSIYETDWDGKLNLLRACERAGVKRFVFLSLLDADKHRDVPLMDIKYCTEKLLRESELDYTVLQGAAFMQGVISQFAIPILESQTVWVSGSPTSIAYMNTQDMARFAVSALDHPDTVRKTFPVVGPKAWNTGEVVQLCELASGKSARVFRVPPALLDLTAGICSFFEPAVNVAERLAFGAVTGGGGSLSAPMEETYSSFGIDPEEITGLEEYIREYYDTILKRLRAMEADLDKDAKKKLPF, translated from the coding sequence ATGCAGGTCCTGGTGGTTGGTGGTACGGGAACCCTGGGTCGTCAGATTGCCCGAAGGGCACTCGACCAAGGGCACGACGTTCGCTGCATGGTGCGCACTCCCAGAAAAGCGTCCTTCCTTCAGGAATGGGGAGTTGAGCTCACCCGCGGTGATTTGCTTGAGCCGGCGAGTCTTGACTACGCACTGGATGGTGTTGACGCCGTCATCGATGCATCCACCAGCCGCCCAGATGACCCCAAGAGCATCTACGAAACAGATTGGGATGGAAAGCTCAATCTGCTGAGGGCTTGTGAACGCGCGGGTGTGAAGCGCTTTGTGTTTCTGTCGCTGCTCGATGCGGACAAGCACCGTGATGTTCCACTGATGGACATCAAGTACTGCACAGAAAAGCTGCTTCGGGAGTCCGAGCTGGACTACACCGTGCTTCAGGGAGCCGCCTTCATGCAGGGCGTGATCAGTCAGTTTGCGATCCCCATTCTCGAGAGCCAGACCGTCTGGGTGAGTGGCAGTCCCACTTCAATCGCCTACATGAACACTCAGGACATGGCGCGATTTGCCGTGTCTGCTCTCGATCACCCCGACACGGTCCGCAAGACCTTTCCAGTGGTTGGGCCCAAGGCCTGGAACACCGGTGAGGTGGTTCAGCTTTGTGAGCTGGCCTCCGGAAAATCGGCTCGCGTGTTTCGGGTGCCTCCAGCGTTGCTTGACCTCACGGCGGGGATCTGCTCATTCTTCGAGCCGGCAGTGAATGTGGCAGAACGTCTTGCCTTCGGGGCTGTCACGGGTGGTGGTGGCAGCCTGAGTGCTCCGATGGAGGAGACCTACAGCAGTTTTGGGATTGATCCTGAAGAGATCACGGGTCTCGAGGAATACATCCGTGAGTATTACGACACGATCCTGAAGCGCCTGCGCGCCATGGAGGCTGATCTCGACAAGGACGCCAAGAAAAAACTGCCGTTCTGA
- a CDS encoding N2,N2-dimethylguanosine tRNA methyltransferase — MHALKSPDLHYREGAACLQTGDGFFRRDSRPSRDLSVLLAALQVSQAQRPLRWLDLMAGCGIRGLRWGLEARQIAQREVELWVNDADPDRACLLAANLQSLCSAPALTLRTSHLAAERLLRQAYLDQTFFDLIDLDAFGCPNALLQSALAVLRFGGVLILASTDGRSPTGHDRPAAIRRFGAAARAHPASWELALRLQLAAIAREAWLLGRGIEPVACFSDGRTFRLAVRLRKRAAAREEAQLGLLARCERCGDQAVQSLLKLSGWRPCACEDGLGRWAVTGPLWTGPLQSPELLQALLRLDPLLAGSLSPAGRRLLQRLQKDAGQPVCCWSTAELAKRLGIGGPPALQALVEALRIQGYQAQVSGVMAGQLRTDAPMAVLLQQCVDLVAEGR, encoded by the coding sequence GTGCACGCGCTGAAATCACCGGATCTTCACTATCGCGAAGGGGCGGCCTGCCTGCAGACCGGCGACGGTTTTTTTCGCAGGGACTCCCGTCCGTCAAGAGATCTTTCGGTGCTTTTGGCTGCCTTGCAGGTTTCGCAGGCGCAGCGGCCTCTGCGCTGGCTCGATTTGATGGCCGGTTGCGGGATCCGAGGCCTGCGCTGGGGTCTAGAGGCGCGCCAGATCGCCCAACGGGAGGTGGAGTTGTGGGTCAATGACGCCGATCCCGACCGGGCCTGCTTGCTAGCGGCCAATCTCCAGTCACTGTGCAGCGCGCCAGCATTGACGTTGCGCACTAGCCATTTGGCAGCTGAACGGCTTTTGCGTCAGGCCTATCTCGACCAGACCTTCTTTGATCTCATCGATCTCGATGCCTTTGGGTGTCCGAATGCGCTGCTGCAATCGGCCCTGGCGGTGCTGCGCTTTGGCGGTGTGCTCATCCTCGCCAGCACGGACGGACGTTCCCCCACCGGCCATGACCGCCCGGCCGCGATCCGACGCTTCGGCGCCGCGGCGCGTGCCCATCCTGCGAGCTGGGAACTAGCGCTGCGGCTGCAACTGGCCGCGATCGCCCGTGAAGCCTGGTTGCTGGGACGCGGCATTGAGCCGGTTGCCTGTTTCAGCGATGGGCGCACCTTCCGACTAGCGGTGCGTCTGCGGAAGCGGGCTGCTGCACGAGAGGAGGCGCAATTGGGGCTGCTGGCGCGGTGCGAGCGCTGCGGCGATCAGGCGGTGCAGTCCTTGCTCAAGCTCTCCGGTTGGAGACCCTGTGCCTGTGAGGACGGCTTGGGCCGTTGGGCGGTGACGGGGCCGCTCTGGACCGGTCCATTGCAGTCGCCGGAGCTGTTGCAAGCGTTGCTCAGACTTGATCCCCTGCTGGCTGGCTCGCTCTCGCCGGCGGGCCGGAGACTGTTGCAGCGTCTGCAAAAGGATGCGGGCCAACCTGTCTGCTGCTGGTCCACGGCAGAGCTGGCCAAGCGTCTTGGCATCGGCGGACCGCCTGCGCTGCAGGCGCTGGTTGAGGCCTTGCGCATCCAGGGGTATCAGGCTCAGGTGAGTGGCGTGATGGCAGGACAGTTGCGCACGGATGCGCCAATGGCAGTGTTGTTACAGCAGTGCGTCGATCTGGTGGCTGAGGGGCGTTAA
- the petM gene encoding cytochrome b6-f complex subunit PetM, which produces MASEIFGTAAIFWVLIPVGLAGGALLLKLQKD; this is translated from the coding sequence ATGGCCTCGGAGATTTTTGGAACAGCAGCGATCTTCTGGGTGCTGATCCCCGTGGGCTTGGCGGGTGGTGCGTTGTTGCTCAAGCTTCAGAAAGACTGA
- the infA gene encoding translation initiation factor IF-1, translated as MIETSGVIEKEQGNGFYLVTLEQPAGHQCLCRAAGKLTKFRIKLLAGDKVLVEISPYDLTRGRITYRERNAGAPGGRPGGNRPGGPRRR; from the coding sequence ATGATTGAAACCTCGGGTGTGATCGAGAAGGAACAGGGCAATGGGTTCTACCTGGTGACTCTGGAGCAGCCCGCAGGTCACCAATGCCTTTGCCGTGCTGCTGGCAAGCTCACCAAATTCCGGATCAAGTTGCTCGCTGGCGACAAGGTGTTGGTTGAGATCAGCCCTTACGACCTCACCCGTGGCCGGATCACCTACCGGGAACGCAACGCTGGCGCCCCCGGTGGTCGTCCGGGTGGAAACCGTC
- a CDS encoding pseudouridine synthase has product MLWKALLTLLLHKPFGVLSQFTPEPDSRWGCLADWVDVPGVYAAGRLDADSEGLLLLTANGRLQQRLTDPRFGHWRTYWVQVEGMPVASQLDALRQGVVVQKQRTRPARVDHLASEYWQALPEREPPIRIRQSIPTAWLTISLTEGRNRQVRRMTAAVGLPTLRLIRHSMDLMDGGPPLSLSDLRSGEWRAVTPNEQDRLMSLLKRPARNRSRSRP; this is encoded by the coding sequence CTGCTTTGGAAAGCACTCCTGACGCTCCTTCTGCACAAGCCCTTCGGGGTTCTGAGTCAGTTCACACCGGAACCCGACAGCCGATGGGGGTGTCTGGCTGACTGGGTCGACGTCCCTGGGGTCTATGCGGCTGGACGCCTGGACGCCGACAGCGAAGGTCTCCTTTTGCTCACAGCCAACGGTCGCCTTCAACAACGTCTGACCGATCCCCGTTTCGGTCACTGGCGCACCTACTGGGTGCAGGTGGAGGGAATGCCTGTCGCCTCGCAGCTGGACGCACTGCGCCAGGGCGTTGTCGTTCAGAAACAGCGCACTCGACCGGCGCGTGTTGACCATCTCGCCAGCGAGTACTGGCAAGCACTGCCGGAACGGGAGCCCCCAATCCGCATACGACAAAGCATTCCTACCGCCTGGCTGACAATCAGCCTCACCGAAGGGCGCAATCGTCAGGTGCGGCGCATGACGGCCGCAGTCGGTCTTCCCACCTTGCGGCTGATTCGCCACAGCATGGACCTGATGGATGGCGGCCCACCACTCAGTCTGAGCGACCTTCGCTCAGGAGAATGGCGCGCCGTCACGCCCAACGAACAGGATCGCCTGATGTCTCTGCTTAAGCGGCCGGCAAGGAACCGATCAAGGTCACGGCCCTGA